From a single Daphnia pulex isolate KAP4 chromosome 2, ASM2113471v1 genomic region:
- the LOC124188871 gene encoding uncharacterized protein LOC124188871 — MSFRFLFEETSWSKQVFLPLNDLIKATLEKKDFLNQLESLITLSVRLIRKESANVESLPNINTFVNLLEEFVFNLNEIHASSDKALPDFDVKITPLIYKFAELVVVQSRSGDCQKEYEVKLVRFLNSLPIHPTLHITPCHRTAAFLTSLLSDEISEEPAIQTPEDSNNEKLVTNVNPPEQNEIKEVKGSSENATKKDGDVKEADEIHDEPSVIPETPMKSLEPTCVGVAAIRGIIPFSSGSFFSLTPPITESTDVCLSVKNQVENPANFPTPSRTPPLIEFQKVLRERFPTPFITPTEKKARRDVIRTLRSHRRPQLSSWNVVETTSPARSCNLRKQLFVDTDSLSNSANFSSSPLALYLSPDTEKDTPKFSSPDGPSPASSRKSSRKSSTSENKKTKSPVNENNEESYTELKKSIEGNLMGCEASLSDVELMDEIESSINMDNDVIFVESTYKTDDHAEIEFIIPESFPVIYQDAKLDESSKSSIHSANKKTLSRSSQEERRRSSRLAGIPLPLIYSTEPLPDCRRSITSKRTPLQQLTSSKDNEVLSSSKKKLRAESVDDLPIQPITKETPIAEATPPSQLDDRRQTASWKQVRLQIPPCWADLIENHIKENHPDEKLWYQEEASARWPIVYCNCAQSKRD, encoded by the exons ATGAgttttagatttttgtttgaagagaCATCTTGGTCTAAACAAGTCTTTTTGCCATTGAACGATTTAATTAAGGctactttggaaaaaaaagattttctcaaCCAACTCGAATCATTGATTACACTTTCAGTCAG GTTGATTCGAAAAGAAAGTGCTAATGTTGAATCCCTGCCAAATATCAACACATTTGTGAATTTACTCGAAgagtttgtttttaacttgaatGAAATACATGCATCTTCAGATAAG GCATTACCTGATTTTGATGTTAAAATAACACCACTGATTTATAAATTTGCTGAATTAGTAGTAGTTCAATCGAG ATCCGGTGACTGTCAGAAGGAATATGAGGTGAAACTAGTTAGATTTCTGAATAGTTTGCCAATACACCCAACTCTTCACATCACTCCATGCCATCGCACAGCAGCATTCTTGACCAGTCTGCTTTCTGATGAAATTTCAG aagaaCCAGCCATCCAAACACCTGAAGACTCCAATAATGAGAAATTGGTGACAAATGTGAATCCACccgaacaaaatgaaatcaaagaagtTAAAGGCAGCAGTGAAAATGCTACAAAGAAGGATGGGGACGTAAAAGAAGCTGATGAAATTCATGATGAACCCTCAGTTATACCAGAAACACCTATGAAGTCATTAGAGCCGACATGCGTTGGAGTGGCAGCAATACGCGGgatcattcctttttcttccggatcctttttttcattgactCCTCCCATTACCGAGTCCACTGACGTTTGCTTATCTGTAAAGAATCAGGTGGAAAATCCAGCCAATTTCCCAACTCCGTCACGCACTCCTCCgctaattgaatttcaaaaagttctTCGAGAGCGCTTTCCTACGCCTTTTATCACTCCAACCGAGAAAAAGGCGCGTCGAGATGTCATACGAACCCTACGATCTCATCGTCGACCTCAGCTTTCATCTTGGAATGTCGTTGAGACCACATCCCCCGCTCGCTCCTGTAACTTACGGAAACAGTTGTTTGTCGATACTGATTCACTTTCTAACTCTGCAAATTTTTCATCGAGTCCATTGGCCCTGTACCTTTCTCCTGATACTGAAAAAGATACTCCCAAATTCTCTTCGCCCGATGGCCCATCACCTGCCTCATCTAGAAAATCTTCTAGGAAAAGTTCCAcgtcagaaaataaaaaaactaaatcgcctgtcaatgaaaataatgaagaaagTTACACTGAATTGAAGAAGTCGATCGAAGGCAACCTAATGGGATGCGAGGCAAGTCTGTCAGATGTTGAGCTAATGGATGAGATTGAGTCGAGCATCAATATGGACAATGATGTCATTTTTGTCGAATCGACATATAAAACAGATGATCATGcggaaattgaatttattatccCGGAATCATTTCCTGTTATCTATCAGGATGCCAAACTTGATGAATCATCGAAATCATCTATTCATTCTGCCAACAAGAAAACACTAAGTCGATCATCACAGGAAGAACGTAGAAGAAGCTCACGATTAGCTGGTATACCTTTACCTCTAATATACTCAACTGAACCACTGCCAGACTGTCGAAGGTCGATCACCTCTAAAAGGACACCACTTCAGCAGCTCACTTCTTCAAAAGATAACGAAGTTCTATCCTCTTCTAAGAAGAAACTGCGGGCTGAATCTGTTGATGACCTACCGATACAGCCAATTACGAAAGAAACACCAATTGCAGAAGCAACTCCTCCTTCACAACTGGATGATCGTCGACAGACGGCGAGTTGGAAACAGGTTCGTTTGCAAATTCCACCTTGCTGGGCCGATCTTATTGAAAACcacatcaaagaaaatcatccGGACGAGAAGCTCTGGTACCAAGAAGAAGCATCTGCGCGCTGGCCAATTGTTTATTGCAACTGTGCCCAATCCAAGAGAGATTAG
- the LOC124188880 gene encoding retinal rod rhodopsin-sensitive cGMP 3',5'-cyclic phosphodiesterase subunit delta-like has product MPSKAEDILSGFRVNWMSLREVDTGKLLWQNSDDLSQPDVEHEARVPKSILNCRAVSREINFSSIEPLENFRLEQKVLFKGRALEEWTFDFGFVIPNSTNTWQSIIEAAPESQMMPAQILNGNVTIETKFYDDTLLVSTSKVRLFYV; this is encoded by the exons ATGCCTTCCAAAGCCGAAGACATACTGTCGGGATTCAGAGT GAACTGGATGAGTCTACGAGAAGTAGACACCGGGAAACTGCTGTGGCAAAACTCTGATGATTT GTCCCAGCCTGATGTTGAACATGAAGCCCGAGTACCCAAAAGTATTTTGAATTGCAGAGCCGTTTCAAGGGAAATTAACTTTTCCTCAATAGAACCCCTCGAAAACTTTCGACTGGAACAGAAAGTCCTTTTCAAG GGAAGAGCATTAGAAGAGTGGACATTTGATTTTGGATTCGTCATCCCAAACTCCACAAACACCTGGCAATCAATAATTGAGGCTGCACCAGAATCACAAATGATGCCTGCAcaaattttaaa TGGAAATGTGACTATCGAAACCAAATTCTACGATGACACCCTTCTAGTCTCAACATCAAAAGTGAGGCTGTTCTACGTCTGA